In Salinirussus salinus, the following proteins share a genomic window:
- a CDS encoding 4Fe-4S dicluster domain-containing protein, with translation MAIDPEFEETYEEVERHEGHRVWTQDGEDPTDEVQGIHGTHVAVDFDLCIADGACLEDCPVDVFEWVDTPGHPESEIKADPTHEDQCIDCMLCVDVCPVDAIDVDPSRAGRI, from the coding sequence ATGGCCATCGATCCCGAATTCGAGGAGACCTACGAGGAAGTCGAGCGCCACGAGGGACACCGCGTCTGGACGCAGGACGGCGAGGACCCGACCGACGAGGTTCAGGGGATTCACGGGACGCACGTGGCCGTGGACTTCGACCTCTGTATCGCCGACGGGGCGTGTCTGGAGGACTGTCCCGTCGACGTCTTCGAGTGGGTGGACACGCCCGGCCACCCCGAGAGCGAGATCAAGGCCGACCCGACCCACGAGGACCAGTGTATCGACTGTATGCTCTGTGTCGACGTCTGCCCGGTCGACGCCATCGACGTCGACCCCTCGCGGGCCGGCCGGATATGA
- a CDS encoding TOBE domain-containing protein — protein MDAGGDPYIEVDGATVDERDVEALRGIDEYGSMYRAAEELGRSYARIQQRVTELEETVGPLVVSERGGAGGGGSALTPNARELLARFDRLRAEFSGLARAEESVVSGRVVDRGERLGTVETPAGMLRALVPAEAETVQVGVRSDAVSLLAPDDAPQPAGTSARNRFEGTVAALDREGDLARVAVDVGGETTLRALITGASVDRLDLSEGDRVVASFKATATRAAPAPETGTGADEDKS, from the coding sequence ATGGACGCGGGCGGCGACCCGTACATCGAGGTCGACGGCGCGACGGTCGACGAGCGCGACGTCGAAGCCCTGCGGGGGATCGACGAGTACGGCTCGATGTACCGGGCGGCCGAGGAACTGGGGCGCTCCTACGCCCGGATCCAGCAGCGGGTCACCGAACTCGAGGAGACGGTCGGACCGCTGGTGGTCAGCGAGCGCGGCGGCGCGGGCGGCGGCGGGAGCGCGCTCACGCCGAACGCGCGCGAGCTTCTGGCCCGCTTCGACCGTCTCCGTGCGGAGTTCTCGGGGCTCGCCCGGGCCGAGGAGTCCGTCGTCTCGGGGCGGGTCGTCGACCGCGGCGAGCGGCTAGGGACCGTCGAGACGCCGGCGGGGATGCTGCGAGCGCTGGTGCCCGCCGAGGCTGAGACGGTTCAGGTCGGGGTCCGCTCGGACGCGGTGAGTCTGCTCGCCCCCGACGACGCCCCGCAGCCGGCGGGGACGAGCGCCCGCAACCGGTTCGAGGGGACGGTCGCGGCCCTCGACCGGGAGGGGGACCTGGCGCGGGTTGCCGTCGACGTCGGCGGGGAGACGACCCTCCGGGCGCTGATCACGGGAGCAAGCGTCGACCGCCTCGACCTGTCGGAGGGCGACCGGGTCGTCGCCTCGTTCAAGGCGACGGCCACCCGCGCGGCGCCGGCCCCGGAAACCGGGACCGGGGCGGACGAAGACAAGTCCTGA
- a CDS encoding glutamate--tRNA ligase: MDEDLEARVEAVAEESALYNALKHGSDAQVDAILGPMMGEHPDFREHGGEVPGVVAPVVERVNAMSEAEKRERLAELAPERLEELESEDEGEEHPLPDLPNVEDGVRMRVAPNPNTPWHVGHARMAAVVGTYKERYGGEFVCRFDDTDPETKRPDLDAYDAILDAIDYLGFEPDEVVRASDRVETYYDHARELVEAGGAYTCECPQEHFSELKNSGRACDHRDKPPEESREEFEAMVDGEYDSGEIVLRVRTDIEHKNPALRDWVAFRMVDTPHPREEASEYRCWPMLDFQSGVDDHLLGVTHIIRGIDLQDSAKRQGFLYDYFGWEYPEVVHWGHVQVDEYDVPLSSSTIQEYIAEGRLDGWDDPRAPTVASLRRRGIEGEAIVRAMVDLGTSTSNVDLAMSNVYAHNRELIDDNTDRAFLVRDDPEAGGGAVERQVLGGPAAGEPPVHPDHDERGSRHIPVVDSVLVEGDDLPGHGERAWLKGYGCVRHTRDAFEYVDADISVVREEGVDVVHWVPAEANVPTRMRTTEGDVSGFAEPGVLEYGAGDRLQFERVGFVRLDEVDGEGTVAYYAHP, encoded by the coding sequence ATGGACGAAGATCTGGAAGCGCGGGTGGAGGCCGTCGCGGAGGAGAGCGCCCTCTACAACGCGCTCAAACACGGAAGCGACGCCCAGGTCGACGCCATCCTCGGGCCGATGATGGGCGAGCACCCCGACTTCCGCGAGCACGGCGGGGAGGTTCCCGGCGTCGTCGCCCCGGTCGTCGAGCGGGTCAACGCGATGAGCGAGGCCGAGAAACGGGAGCGCCTGGCGGAGCTCGCGCCGGAGCGACTGGAGGAACTGGAGTCGGAGGACGAAGGTGAGGAACACCCGCTGCCGGACCTGCCGAACGTCGAGGACGGCGTCCGGATGCGGGTCGCTCCCAACCCCAACACCCCCTGGCACGTCGGCCACGCCCGGATGGCCGCCGTGGTGGGCACCTACAAAGAGCGGTACGGCGGGGAGTTCGTCTGCCGCTTCGACGACACCGACCCCGAGACCAAACGGCCGGACCTGGACGCCTACGACGCGATCCTCGACGCCATCGACTACCTGGGGTTCGAGCCCGACGAGGTGGTCCGGGCCAGCGACCGCGTCGAGACCTACTACGACCACGCCCGCGAGCTGGTCGAGGCCGGCGGGGCCTACACCTGCGAGTGCCCCCAGGAGCACTTCTCGGAGCTGAAAAACAGCGGCCGTGCCTGCGACCACCGGGACAAGCCCCCCGAGGAGAGCCGCGAGGAGTTCGAGGCGATGGTCGACGGCGAGTACGACAGCGGCGAGATCGTCCTCCGAGTGCGGACGGACATCGAGCACAAGAACCCCGCGCTGCGGGACTGGGTGGCCTTCCGGATGGTCGACACTCCCCACCCCCGCGAGGAAGCGAGCGAGTACCGCTGCTGGCCGATGCTGGACTTCCAGAGCGGGGTCGACGACCACCTGCTCGGCGTCACCCACATCATCCGGGGGATCGACCTCCAGGACTCCGCGAAGCGGCAGGGCTTTCTCTACGACTACTTCGGCTGGGAGTACCCCGAGGTCGTCCACTGGGGCCACGTCCAGGTCGACGAGTACGACGTCCCCCTCTCCTCCTCGACCATCCAGGAGTACATCGCCGAGGGCCGGCTGGACGGGTGGGACGACCCCCGAGCGCCCACGGTCGCGAGCCTCCGCCGCCGGGGGATCGAGGGCGAGGCCATCGTCCGCGCGATGGTCGACCTTGGCACCTCGACCTCGAACGTCGACCTCGCGATGTCGAACGTCTACGCCCACAACCGCGAACTGATCGACGACAACACCGACCGCGCGTTCCTCGTGCGGGACGACCCCGAGGCCGGCGGCGGCGCGGTCGAGCGGCAGGTGCTCGGCGGTCCCGCGGCTGGCGAGCCGCCGGTCCACCCCGACCACGACGAGCGAGGGAGCCGGCACATCCCCGTCGTCGACAGCGTGCTCGTCGAGGGCGACGACCTGCCCGGCCACGGCGAGCGCGCCTGGCTGAAAGGCTACGGCTGTGTCAGACACACCCGCGACGCCTTCGAGTACGTCGACGCGGACATCTCGGTCGTCCGCGAGGAGGGCGTCGACGTGGTCCACTGGGTGCCCGCGGAAGCCAACGTCCCCACCCGGATGCGGACGACGGAGGGGGACGTCTCGGGGTTCGCCGAGCCGGGCGTGCTGGAGTACGGCGCCGGGGACCGCCTGCAGTTCGAGCGCGTCGGCTTCGTCCGCCTGGACGAGGTCGACGGCGAGGGAACCGTCGCTTACTACGCTCACCCCTGA